One Blastocatellia bacterium DNA window includes the following coding sequences:
- the rplC gene encoding 50S ribosomal protein L3, whose amino-acid sequence MINGIIGKKVGMTQVFAPDGTVTCVTVIKAGPCVVVQRKTSTKDGYEAVQLGLVEERAPKRVSKPLLGHFGQTDKSKARGKQSIPPTRILREFRLETSDDSSKVGDSVLVAQFAANDTIDVIGTTKGRGFAGFIKRHGFGGGRATHGSMFHRAPGSIGASAFPSRVIKGTKMAGHMGVERKTILNLQVVQVDTENNLLLVKGSVPGPKGGYLLIRKKS is encoded by the coding sequence ATGATTAATGGCATCATTGGAAAAAAAGTAGGTATGACACAAGTATTCGCACCAGATGGTACAGTAACTTGTGTTACAGTGATTAAAGCCGGTCCTTGTGTAGTGGTACAACGTAAGACTTCTACTAAAGATGGGTATGAAGCTGTACAACTAGGTTTAGTTGAAGAACGCGCTCCTAAACGTGTCTCTAAACCATTGTTAGGCCATTTTGGTCAAACTGATAAATCAAAAGCACGTGGAAAACAATCTATTCCCCCTACAAGAATTTTAAGGGAATTTCGTCTAGAAACCTCTGACGATAGTTCTAAAGTAGGTGATAGTGTTTTAGTAGCTCAATTTGCTGCAAATGACACTATAGATGTTATTGGCACTACAAAAGGGCGTGGATTTGCAGGTTTTATAAAACGCCATGGTTTTGGTGGTGGTCGTGCTACTCACGGATCAATGTTCCATCGCGCTCCAGGTTCAATAGGAGCTTCTGCTTTTCCTTCAAGAGTAATAAAAGGAACCAAAATGGCAGGACATATGGGCGTAGAGCGTAAAACAATCTTAAATTTACAGGTTGTTCAAGTTGATACAGAGAACAATCTTTTACTAGTAAAAGGTAGTGTGCCTGGACCAAAGGGCGGATATTTACTTATCAGGAAGAAAAGTTAG
- the rpsG gene encoding 30S ribosomal protein S7: MPRRRVAEKREVLPDPIYNNTMVTRFINNMMWDGKRSVSEGIFYGALNNIQEKTQDDPLKVFKKALENVRPKVEVRSRRVGGATYQVPVEVSLHRGTSLSIRWLIDYSRRRGEKTMRDRLAGEILDAAAGKGSSIKKREDTHKMADANKAFAHYRW, from the coding sequence ATGCCAAGAAGAAGAGTTGCTGAAAAAAGAGAAGTTCTTCCCGATCCCATCTATAATAATACTATGGTGACTAGATTTATTAATAATATGATGTGGGATGGCAAACGCTCTGTTTCAGAAGGAATTTTTTATGGAGCACTTAATAATATTCAAGAGAAAACACAAGATGATCCTCTAAAAGTTTTTAAGAAAGCTCTTGAAAATGTTAGACCAAAAGTTGAAGTACGCTCCCGACGTGTTGGTGGTGCAACTTATCAAGTACCTGTAGAAGTTAGTCTTCATCGTGGTACATCACTATCTATTCGTTGGTTAATTGATTATTCTCGTAGACGTGGAGAAAAAACTATGCGTGATCGGTTAGCAGGGGAGATTTTAGACGCTGCTGCTGGTAAAGGTAGCTCCATTAAGAAAAGAGAAGATACACATAAAATGGCAGATGCTAACAAAGCTTTTGCCCACTATCGTTGGTAA
- the rplV gene encoding 50S ribosomal protein L22: protein MEAQAIAKYIKGSAQKAKLVVDTIRGRNVADAFAVLSFTNKRSARPIEKVLRSAVANVLHKADKNNVSVDVEKLVVSNCHVDIGITKWRRRVRPAPMGRAYRERRHYCHITVVVSSESNQTK, encoded by the coding sequence ATGGAAGCCCAAGCAATTGCAAAATATATAAAAGGTTCAGCACAAAAAGCGAAATTAGTTGTTGATACTATTAGAGGTCGTAATGTAGCAGATGCCTTTGCTGTCTTATCTTTTACTAATAAAAGATCTGCTAGACCTATTGAAAAAGTGCTGCGTTCGGCTGTTGCTAATGTGTTGCATAAAGCAGACAAAAACAATGTTTCTGTTGATGTTGAAAAACTTGTAGTTAGTAATTGTCATGTAGACATTGGAATAACAAAATGGCGTCGTCGCGTTCGTCCCGCTCCTATGGGACGTGCCTATAGGGAACGTCGGCATTACTGTCATATCACGGTTGTTGTTTCAAGCGAATCTAATCAAACTAAGTAA
- the tuf gene encoding elongation factor Tu codes for MAKEKFDRSKPHVNVGTIGHVDHGKTTLTAAITKVLAKKNPKIAVRAFDSIDNAPEEKARGITIATAHVEYETANRHYAHVDCPGHADYVKNMITGAAQMDGAILVVAATDGPMPQTREHILLARQVGVPAMVVFMNKVDAVDDPELLDLVELEVRELLSSYDFPGDDIPVIRGSALGGLNGDPKWESTIEELMASVDSYIPTPQRQTDKPFLMPVEDVFSIAGRGTVATGRVERGIVKTSEQVEIVGIKDTRTTVVTGVEMFKKLLDEGRAGDNVGLLLRGVDRKEIERGQVIAKPGTIKPHTRFKAEVYVLTKEEGGRHTPFFTGYRPQFYFRTTDVTGVADLPTGVEMVMPGDNIAIEVTLITPIAMEKGLRFAIREGGRTVGAGTISEIIE; via the coding sequence ATGGCAAAAGAGAAATTTGATCGAAGTAAACCGCACGTAAACGTAGGAACAATAGGACACGTAGATCACGGAAAAACAACATTAACAGCAGCAATAACAAAAGTATTAGCAAAGAAAAATCCAAAAATAGCAGTGAGAGCGTTTGATTCAATAGATAACGCACCAGAGGAAAAAGCACGAGGAATCACAATTGCAACAGCACACGTAGAATATGAAACAGCAAATAGACATTATGCCCACGTAGATTGCCCAGGACATGCTGACTATGTAAAAAACATGATAACTGGAGCAGCACAAATGGATGGAGCTATTCTGGTTGTTGCAGCGACTGACGGGCCAATGCCACAAACTAGAGAACATATTCTCCTTGCTCGCCAAGTAGGTGTTCCTGCTATGGTTGTTTTTATGAATAAAGTTGATGCGGTTGATGACCCTGAACTCCTTGACTTAGTTGAACTTGAAGTTAGAGAACTTCTTTCTTCTTATGATTTTCCAGGTGATGATATTCCAGTAATTCGTGGTTCTGCTTTAGGTGGATTAAATGGCGATCCTAAATGGGAAAGTACAATTGAAGAATTAATGGCATCAGTTGATTCTTATATTCCAACTCCTCAACGCCAAACTGATAAACCTTTCTTAATGCCTGTTGAAGATGTTTTCTCAATAGCAGGAAGAGGAACAGTTGCTACAGGTAGAGTAGAGAGAGGAATAGTAAAAACAAGTGAACAAGTAGAAATTGTAGGAATAAAAGACACTCGTACAACAGTAGTAACAGGCGTAGAAATGTTTAAGAAGTTGTTGGATGAAGGAAGAGCAGGAGACAACGTAGGGTTACTATTAAGAGGTGTGGATAGAAAAGAAATAGAAAGAGGACAAGTAATAGCTAAGCCTGGAACAATAAAGCCTCATACTAGATTCAAAGCGGAAGTATATGTATTGACCAAAGAAGAAGGTGGAAGACATACTCCATTTTTTACAGGATATAGACCACAATTTTACTTTCGTACAACAGATGTAACAGGTGTAGCAGATTTACCAACAGGAGTTGAAATGGTTATGCCTGGTGATAACATTGCTATTGAAGTTACTTTAATTACTCCTATTGCTATGGAAAAAGGTCTTCGTTTTGCCATTCGTGAAGGTGGTAGAACTGTTGGGGCTGGTACTATCTCTGAAATTATTGAGTAG
- the rplW gene encoding 50S ribosomal protein L23, with the protein MRSVWDVIKGPVITEKALRLKESSQDGKQKLVFYVDRSANKIEVKNAVKAIFKVDAESVRIANYQGKMKRRGRFEGRQSDWRKAYVTLKAGEKVIEYGDVV; encoded by the coding sequence ATGCGTTCAGTATGGGATGTAATTAAAGGGCCTGTTATTACAGAAAAAGCATTGCGCTTAAAAGAAAGCTCACAAGATGGCAAACAAAAGTTAGTTTTTTATGTTGATAGATCTGCTAACAAAATAGAAGTAAAAAATGCTGTCAAAGCTATTTTTAAGGTAGATGCTGAGTCTGTTCGTATTGCCAACTATCAAGGCAAAATGAAGCGTCGAGGTCGTTTTGAAGGTCGTCAATCTGATTGGCGTAAAGCTTATGTGACCTTGAAGGCTGGTGAAAAAGTAATTGAGTATGGTGATGTAGTCTAG
- the rplP gene encoding 50S ribosomal protein L16 → MAEYKIPKRMKYRKQQRGRMSGKAIRGATVAFGDYGLKAMEVAWVTGKQIEAARVAITRSVKRGGKLWIRVFPDKPITKKPAETRMGKGKGAPEGWVVVIKPGRVLFEMEGISEEVAREAMKLAASKLSIKTKFVTRDELESGVL, encoded by the coding sequence ATGGCAGAATATAAGATCCCAAAAAGAATGAAGTACCGTAAGCAACAAAGAGGTCGAATGAGCGGTAAAGCTATTCGTGGTGCTACAGTGGCCTTTGGTGACTATGGTCTTAAGGCAATGGAAGTTGCTTGGGTTACAGGTAAACAAATTGAAGCAGCTCGCGTTGCAATTACACGTTCTGTAAAACGTGGTGGAAAGCTATGGATAAGAGTTTTTCCAGATAAACCAATTACTAAAAAACCTGCTGAAACGCGTATGGGAAAAGGCAAAGGAGCCCCAGAAGGTTGGGTAGTTGTAATAAAGCCAGGTCGTGTTCTTTTTGAAATGGAAGGCATCAGTGAAGAAGTAGCAAGAGAAGCTATGAAATTAGCTGCAAGTAAACTATCCATAAAAACTAAGTTTGTTACCCGTGACGAGTTAGAGAGTGGGGTGTTATGA
- the rplB gene encoding 50S ribosomal protein L2: protein MGIKKLKPTSAARRYQTYLTNENLDAVRPCKGLTVSKVRGSGRNNIGHVTVRHRGGGHKKLYRIIDFKRNKVGIPAKVVSLEYDPNRSARIALLSYVDGEKTLYFSPCRFGGWAKILSGPEADIIAGNALPLRNIPLGTEVHNVELRPGKGGQMVRSAGASAQLISKEGDWAQLRLPSGEIRRVKVDCMATVGQVGNIEHENVSLGKAGRSRWLGRRPTVRGVAMNPVDHPHGGGEGKTSGGRNPVTPWGQPTRGYKTRNNKRTDKFIVKRRK from the coding sequence ATGGGTATAAAAAAATTAAAACCTACTTCCGCAGCTAGAAGATACCAAACTTACTTAACAAATGAAAATTTGGATGCTGTAAGACCTTGTAAAGGATTAACAGTTTCTAAAGTGCGTGGTTCAGGCCGTAATAACATTGGTCATGTTACAGTACGTCATAGAGGCGGTGGTCATAAAAAGCTTTATAGAATTATTGATTTTAAGCGTAACAAAGTTGGTATCCCTGCAAAAGTTGTTTCTTTAGAATATGATCCAAATCGCTCAGCACGTATAGCTTTGCTTAGCTATGTTGATGGGGAAAAAACGCTATATTTTAGCCCCTGTAGGTTTGGAGGTTGGGCAAAAATACTTTCTGGCCCGGAAGCAGATATCATTGCAGGAAATGCTTTGCCGTTGCGAAATATACCTTTAGGTACTGAGGTTCATAATGTTGAACTTAGACCTGGTAAAGGTGGTCAAATGGTTCGTAGTGCTGGAGCTTCTGCACAATTAATTTCTAAAGAAGGTGACTGGGCTCAGTTACGTTTACCAAGCGGAGAGATTCGCCGAGTTAAAGTTGATTGTATGGCAACAGTAGGCCAAGTAGGTAACATTGAACATGAAAATGTTTCCTTAGGTAAAGCAGGCCGTTCGCGCTGGCTTGGGCGACGTCCCACCGTAAGAGGCGTAGCAATGAATCCTGTTGATCACCCACATGGTGGTGGTGAAGGTAAAACAAGTGGTGGTCGTAATCCAGTAACTCCTTGGGGACAACCTACCCGTGGTTATAAAACAAGAAACAATAAAAGAACTGATAAGTTTATTGTTAAGCGTAGAAAGTAA
- the rplD gene encoding 50S ribosomal protein L4, whose protein sequence is MAVVKVKNLENQETGELELQDVVFAAPLNKALIYEAVKCYLANQRQGTVSTKTRGEVSGAGRKLWKQKGTGRARVASIRSPLWKGGGNVHGPKPRDWGYSIPKKMRRGALRSVLSERLREGGLLVLENFNLEDHKTKNLLKVLKNLGGDKKALLVDLKDNNNLTLSARNLERVKRVSSDSVNIYDLLNHEQLIFSKEAIMQLQTILLK, encoded by the coding sequence ATGGCTGTTGTAAAAGTCAAAAATTTAGAAAACCAAGAAACTGGAGAATTAGAGCTACAAGATGTAGTTTTTGCGGCTCCACTTAACAAAGCATTGATTTATGAAGCTGTTAAGTGTTATTTAGCTAATCAAAGACAAGGCACAGTTTCTACTAAAACACGTGGTGAAGTTTCTGGTGCTGGCCGTAAGTTATGGAAACAAAAAGGTACAGGCCGAGCGCGGGTAGCTTCTATCAGATCTCCTCTTTGGAAAGGTGGTGGCAATGTACACGGGCCAAAACCAAGAGATTGGGGATATTCTATACCTAAGAAAATGCGTCGCGGAGCTTTACGTTCTGTTTTATCTGAACGCTTACGTGAAGGTGGATTATTGGTATTAGAAAACTTTAACCTAGAAGATCATAAAACTAAAAATCTTCTTAAAGTGCTTAAAAACTTAGGTGGAGACAAAAAAGCTCTTTTAGTAGATCTAAAAGATAACAATAACTTGACTTTGTCTGCACGCAATCTTGAGAGAGTTAAGCGCGTTTCTAGTGACAGCGTTAACATATATGATCTGCTTAATCACGAACAGCTTATCTTTAGTAAAGAAGCTATCATGCAACTTCAAACTATTTTACTAAAGTAA
- the rpsJ gene encoding 30S ribosomal protein S10, which yields MLNEKIRIRLKAYDYRVLDQSTAEIVDTAKRTGARVAGPIPLPTVKNRYTVLRSPHVDKKSREQFEIRTHKRLMDILDPTPQTVDALMKLDLPAGVDVEIKAFGREHK from the coding sequence ATGCTAAATGAAAAAATTAGAATTAGATTAAAAGCTTATGATTATCGAGTGCTTGACCAGTCAACTGCGGAAATAGTTGATACAGCTAAACGTACAGGTGCTAGAGTTGCTGGGCCAATACCTCTACCTACAGTTAAGAATAGATATACTGTATTGAGATCTCCACACGTCGATAAAAAGTCTCGAGAACAATTTGAGATTCGTACACATAAAAGACTTATGGATATTCTGGATCCTACACCTCAAACGGTAGATGCTTTAATGAAATTAGATCTTCCTGCTGGTGTTGATGTAGAGATAAAAGCTTTTGGCAGAGAGCATAAGTAA
- a CDS encoding 30S ribosomal protein S12, with amino-acid sequence MPTISQLVRKGRDKVAYKTSSPALQACPQKRGVCTRVYTATPKKPNSALRKVARVRLTNGIEVTTYIPGIGHNLQEHSIVLIRGGRVKDLPGVRYHIVRGTLDSVGVANRKQGRSKYGAKRPKEAAPGKGAPGKGAPAKGAPAKKK; translated from the coding sequence GTGCCAACAATTAGCCAATTAGTTCGCAAAGGACGTGATAAAGTTGCTTACAAAACTAGTAGCCCAGCTTTACAAGCTTGCCCACAAAAACGTGGCGTTTGTACTCGCGTTTATACTGCTACACCAAAGAAACCAAATTCTGCTTTGCGTAAGGTTGCTCGCGTAAGATTAACTAATGGAATTGAAGTAACTACTTATATTCCTGGTATTGGTCACAATTTACAAGAACACTCTATTGTTTTAATTCGTGGTGGTCGCGTTAAAGATCTGCCAGGCGTGCGTTATCATATTGTTCGTGGAACATTAGATTCGGTTGGTGTAGCTAACCGTAAGCAAGGACGCTCTAAATATGGAGCTAAACGTCCAAAAGAAGCTGCACCCGGCAAAGGCGCACCCGGTAAAGGCGCACCAGCTAAAGGCGCACCAGCTAAGAAAAAGTAG
- the rpmC gene encoding 50S ribosomal protein L29 encodes MKIQEIREMSDEDLKTRETELIEQIFRGRFKKSLGEVDAVKGVRLQKKELAQVKTIARERVLAIKH; translated from the coding sequence ATGAAAATACAAGAAATACGTGAAATGTCTGATGAAGATCTTAAAACACGAGAAACTGAGCTTATAGAACAGATCTTTAGAGGTCGTTTTAAGAAAAGCTTAGGAGAAGTGGATGCAGTTAAAGGTGTTCGTTTACAGAAAAAAGAGCTTGCTCAAGTAAAGACAATAGCTCGTGAAAGAGTGTTGGCAATTAAACATTAA
- the rpsQ gene encoding 30S ribosomal protein S17, with protein sequence MSEENKVEENSQEKVTSSQGRRAEKVGIVTSNKMLKTVVVRVDRLVRHHKYKRYIRRRTRFMAHTNIDCNIGDKVRIIETRPLSACKRWRVAEVLQKVVL encoded by the coding sequence ATGTCAGAAGAAAATAAAGTAGAAGAAAATTCTCAAGAAAAGGTAACTTCTAGCCAGGGCCGTCGTGCTGAAAAAGTTGGTATAGTAACTAGTAATAAAATGCTGAAAACCGTTGTGGTGCGTGTTGATCGTTTAGTACGTCATCATAAGTATAAGCGTTATATAAGGCGGCGTACAAGATTTATGGCACATACAAACATAGATTGTAATATAGGTGATAAGGTTAGGATTATTGAAACACGTCCACTTTCTGCTTGTAAACGTTGGCGAGTAGCTGAAGTTTTACAAAAAGTTGTTTTATAA
- the rplN gene encoding 50S ribosomal protein L14 gives MIQMRTILDVADNSGAKKIAMILPIGGSTGLRASLGDVITASVKEASPDGTVKKGQVVKAVVVRTRKEVRRRDGSYIRFDQNAAVLIKADGEPIGTRVFGPVARELREKKFMKIVSLAPEVI, from the coding sequence ATGATTCAAATGAGAACTATTTTGGATGTGGCAGATAATTCTGGAGCAAAAAAAATAGCGATGATACTACCAATCGGCGGCAGTACAGGTTTAAGAGCCTCTTTAGGGGATGTAATAACTGCTTCTGTGAAAGAAGCTAGTCCTGATGGCACAGTTAAAAAAGGGCAAGTAGTAAAAGCTGTTGTTGTACGTACCCGCAAAGAAGTGCGTCGTCGGGATGGTAGCTATATTAGATTTGATCAAAATGCTGCTGTACTTATTAAAGCTGATGGAGAGCCTATTGGTACACGCGTTTTTGGCCCTGTTGCTCGTGAATTGCGTGAGAAAAAATTTATGAAAATAGTTTCTCTTGCACCGGAGGTAATATAA
- the rpsC gene encoding 30S ribosomal protein S3 — MGQKVHPYGFRLRVNRTWRSIWYAKKDFGKLLLEDLSLKKDLKTRFAGAGVSHIDIERAANKLKIIIHTSRPGIIIGRKGQEIDKLKSEIQAQTGRDVIVNIQEISRPELNAQLQAEQIASQLEKRVAFRRAMRKSVDSAKRYNALGIKVRVSGRLGGAEIARSEWYLDGQLPLHTLRADIDYGFAQAYTTFGVIGVKVWIYRGEILDVRKTQAEKSLNARGR; from the coding sequence GTGGGTCAGAAGGTACATCCTTACGGCTTTAGATTAAGAGTTAATCGTACTTGGCGTTCAATTTGGTATGCTAAGAAGGATTTTGGTAAGCTTTTATTAGAAGATTTAAGCTTAAAGAAAGATTTGAAAACTCGTTTTGCAGGCGCAGGTGTTTCCCATATTGATATTGAAAGGGCTGCAAACAAATTAAAAATCATTATTCATACATCTCGTCCTGGTATTATTATTGGTCGCAAAGGACAAGAGATTGATAAGCTTAAGTCAGAAATACAAGCTCAAACAGGTAGAGATGTTATTGTAAATATTCAAGAAATTAGTAGACCTGAACTAAACGCCCAGCTTCAAGCAGAGCAAATAGCTTCTCAATTAGAAAAACGTGTCGCTTTTCGTCGTGCTATGAGAAAGTCTGTTGATAGCGCAAAACGCTATAATGCTTTAGGTATTAAAGTACGTGTATCAGGTCGTTTGGGTGGAGCAGAAATAGCTCGTTCTGAATGGTACTTAGATGGTCAATTACCTTTACATACTTTACGTGCAGACATTGACTATGGATTTGCTCAAGCTTATACAACCTTTGGGGTTATAGGTGTAAAAGTTTGGATTTATCGTGGTGAAATCTTGGATGTACGTAAAACACAAGCTGAAAAATCATTAAATGCACGTGGTCGCTAG
- the fusA gene encoding elongation factor G, whose protein sequence is MSRQEPLYRFRNIGIMAHIDAGKTTTTERVLYYTGVSHKIGEVHEGTAVMDWMEQEQERGITITSAATTCFWTRKGEQFRVNIIDTPGHVDFTIEVERSLRVLDGAVAVFCAVGGVEPQSETVWRQADKYHVPRVAFINKMDRPGANFSEVVSQLRSRLSANPVPIHLPIGNEDTFRGVVDLLAMKAIVWDDENKGAQYSVIDIPADLQLQAEEMHEQMIEAIANYDDEIANKYLEGNTDFSEQELRSALRRGTIALKLVPVITGAAFKNKGVQTLLDAVIDYLPSPLDIPSVVGINPKTELEEERPANDTAPFSGLVFKIMADKHIGSLSFVRIYSGHLKSGSYVLNSTKKNRERVGRIMRMHANKREDVDEAFAGEIIAIGGLKNVTTGDTVCVESNPVILEAMEFPAPVIAVAIEPKTRPDQEKLGIALNRLAQEDPSFRVSTDNETGQTLISGMGELHLEIIVDRLKREFGVGANVGKPQVAYRETIRKISKGEGKFIRQSGGRGQYGHVKIELEPLPPGSGFVFENKIVGGVVPKEYINPVETGIKEAMERGILAGYEMVDIKISLYDGSYHEVDSSEMAFKIAGSMAFQDAAKKADPVLLEPVMKVEVVTPEEYMGSITGDINSRRGRIEGMESRPGTQVIISAVPLSTMFGYATDLRSSTQGRATYTMHFKHYEETPKSVGDEIIAKVRGTTA, encoded by the coding sequence ATGAGTAGACAAGAACCGCTTTATCGTTTTCGCAATATTGGAATTATGGCTCATATAGACGCTGGTAAAACAACGACTACCGAACGCGTACTTTACTATACAGGAGTGAGCCATAAAATAGGGGAAGTTCATGAAGGAACAGCCGTCATGGACTGGATGGAACAAGAACAAGAAAGAGGTATTACTATAACCTCTGCTGCCACTACTTGCTTTTGGACAAGAAAAGGCGAGCAATTTCGAGTCAACATAATCGATACTCCAGGTCACGTTGATTTTACTATTGAAGTAGAAAGATCTTTAAGAGTATTGGACGGAGCAGTTGCTGTTTTTTGTGCTGTAGGGGGTGTTGAACCACAATCAGAAACAGTTTGGCGACAAGCCGATAAATATCATGTTCCACGTGTTGCATTTATTAATAAGATGGATCGTCCGGGAGCTAACTTTTCAGAAGTTGTTTCCCAATTACGCTCACGTTTAAGTGCTAATCCCGTACCTATACACCTACCTATTGGGAACGAAGATACTTTTCGTGGTGTAGTAGACCTTCTTGCTATGAAAGCAATTGTTTGGGATGATGAAAACAAGGGCGCACAATATTCTGTCATTGATATTCCAGCGGATTTGCAATTGCAAGCTGAAGAAATGCACGAACAAATGATAGAAGCCATTGCCAATTATGATGACGAAATTGCTAATAAGTATTTAGAAGGAAATACAGATTTTTCTGAGCAAGAGCTTAGATCAGCACTTCGCCGAGGTACAATAGCCTTAAAACTAGTTCCTGTTATAACTGGAGCAGCTTTTAAGAATAAAGGTGTCCAAACCTTACTAGATGCTGTTATAGATTATCTGCCTTCTCCTTTGGATATCCCCTCTGTAGTAGGAATTAATCCTAAAACAGAGCTTGAAGAAGAAAGACCTGCAAATGATACAGCACCTTTTTCAGGCTTAGTTTTCAAAATTATGGCAGACAAGCATATTGGTAGTTTGTCTTTTGTGCGTATCTATTCTGGTCACTTGAAATCAGGAAGTTATGTACTAAATTCTACTAAGAAAAATAGAGAACGTGTTGGCCGAATAATGCGTATGCATGCCAATAAACGCGAAGATGTTGATGAAGCATTTGCTGGTGAAATAATTGCTATTGGTGGTCTTAAAAATGTTACTACTGGTGATACAGTTTGTGTGGAAAGCAATCCTGTAATCTTAGAAGCTATGGAATTTCCTGCACCTGTTATTGCAGTAGCAATTGAACCTAAAACAAGACCTGATCAAGAAAAACTAGGTATTGCTTTAAATAGATTAGCTCAAGAAGATCCTTCCTTTAGAGTTAGCACTGACAATGAAACAGGTCAAACTCTAATTTCTGGAATGGGCGAATTACATTTAGAAATAATAGTGGATAGGCTAAAAAGAGAGTTTGGGGTAGGTGCCAACGTTGGTAAACCTCAAGTTGCTTATCGTGAAACCATTCGCAAAATTTCAAAAGGTGAAGGCAAATTTATCCGTCAAAGTGGTGGTCGTGGTCAGTATGGTCACGTCAAGATAGAATTAGAACCTTTACCACCAGGTAGCGGATTTGTTTTTGAAAATAAAATTGTTGGTGGTGTTGTTCCAAAAGAATATATTAATCCTGTTGAAACAGGCATAAAAGAAGCTATGGAACGCGGTATTTTAGCTGGCTATGAAATGGTAGATATAAAAATCTCATTATATGATGGTAGCTATCATGAAGTTGATTCAAGCGAAATGGCTTTTAAGATAGCTGGCTCAATGGCTTTCCAAGATGCTGCCAAAAAGGCAGATCCGGTTTTATTAGAACCTGTTATGAAGGTAGAAGTTGTTACACCGGAAGAGTATATGGGATCAATAACAGGTGATATAAACTCACGAAGAGGACGAATTGAAGGAATGGAATCTCGTCCAGGTACACAAGTTATTATTTCTGCCGTTCCTCTTTCTACTATGTTTGGCTATGCAACGGATTTACGTTCTTCTACTCAAGGTCGAGCAACTTACACAATGCACTTTAAGCATTATGAAGAAACTCCTAAATCTGTTGGAGATGAAATTATTGCCAAAGTTAGAGGCACAACTGCTTAA
- the rpsS gene encoding 30S ribosomal protein S19 → MARSVKKGPFVDRHLTNAIERMNKANERKVYKTWSRRSTIIPDMIGHTLAVHNGKKFLPVYVTENMVGHKLGEFAPTRTFKGHAGDKTEKSAKPAGKK, encoded by the coding sequence ATGGCACGTTCTGTTAAAAAAGGGCCTTTTGTAGATCGTCATTTGACAAATGCAATTGAAAGAATGAATAAAGCAAATGAAAGAAAAGTCTATAAAACTTGGTCCCGACGTTCAACTATAATACCAGATATGATTGGTCATACTTTGGCTGTTCATAATGGTAAAAAATTCCTTCCTGTTTATGTTACTGAAAACATGGTTGGACATAAATTAGGAGAATTTGCTCCTACACGCACTTTTAAGGGTCATGCTGGGGATAAGACAGAAAAAAGTGCTAAACCGGCTGGTAAAAAATAG
- the rplX gene encoding 50S ribosomal protein L24 has translation MGLKALKLKSLVNVRVNDIKKNDWVMVISGKDKGKKSRVIEVNHRQGKARVEGVNVVKRHLKSNPTRGVKGGIVEKEGLIHISKLKVLRD, from the coding sequence ATGGGATTAAAAGCTCTTAAGCTAAAAAGCTTAGTCAATGTAAGAGTCAATGACATCAAAAAAAATGACTGGGTTATGGTTATTTCTGGTAAAGATAAAGGCAAAAAAAGTAGAGTTATTGAAGTAAACCATCGACAAGGTAAAGCTAGGGTTGAAGGAGTTAATGTAGTAAAGCGTCACCTAAAATCCAACCCAACACGTGGTGTAAAAGGTGGTATTGTTGAAAAAGAAGGCTTAATACATATTTCAAAACTAAAAGTTTTGAGAGATTAA